The window TCATGACTATTAATCGCGATCCAAACATTGCACAATACCTCCTAATACGGATAGAATATTTACACTCTTGAACCAACATCAGACAACTGGGTGCCAGATCAGTACATCACCCAAACCACTTCAGATAAGAAGTCCCAGGGAGACAACGCAAGACGCATAAACATGGCAACCTATGTGGCAGATGCAGACCAATCATGCGAATGCTTACTGCATGTTTAGGTCTGAAGTTGTTGGGCACTTGGGATTATCTCCTAATGCAGAGCTCATATTTCTTCACTTGAGAAACGTGAGCCCCTGACAATGCAATGCAGAGCTCATATTTCTTCCCTTGATAAACGTGAGCCTCGGATCCAGAAATTGGAGGAAGACTAGCTAGAATTctgcaaataaataaatgaaaacaAAGCTAAGCAGTCCAGTGTATAGATCTCTACTCTACACCCGGTAGATGTTGTTCTCCAAGTCTAGATGGTACATCTTGGAAGGCCTGAGGCCCTGCGTGGCGTTGAAGAAGTGGAGCGTGCGCGCCCACTTGAGGCGGTCCTTGAGCTTGTGCACGGCCACCGCGTCCGCCCTGTGCTCGTGCCGGAAGCAGTTGATGTCGGCGTCCATCTCCCTGTCCCAGTAGTCGTACATCCTCGGCTCCTCGTTGTACACGTTCTTGTACCTGCCCCCCTTGCGCAGCCACCCGCCGAAGTTGACGTCCTCCCAGTCGTCGTGGTCGTCCCGGAGCTCCGGCGTCTCCGCGATCCACGCCGCCACGTCCCACGACACGATGTACCCCATCCCGGACATGTACTGCTTCTCCGGCAGCCAGTGGCAGGGTGTCAGGAACCCGTGGTACGCGTCGCGCCGCGCCTTGCCCCGcagcgactccgccagcgacgcCAGCCGGTAGTAGGTGTCGTCGTCGGTCTTGCCCACGTAGTCGTAGGGCCGGTCGGCGAACAGCCGCGGCACGGCGGAGAAGTAGGCGTAGGTCTTGCCGTCGTTCATGTTCTCCGTGCAGTTGAGCACCAGTATGTCGCCGTGCGCGATCACCTCCAGCGCCACCAGGATGCGGTCCTCCTCCTTGTCGACGGTGCAGAGGACGAAGCGCACGTCCACCACCGCGCCGGCGGGCCGCGGCTGGAGGGAGTAGGCCAGCCGCAGGAGCGCGCGCCGCTCGTACGCGCCCGGGACGGTCACGATGCCGATGAACACGCGCAGGTCCACCGCGTCGTCGGCTGCCAGCTGGGCCGCCGTCGACGTTGTCATCGACGCCGCGGAGCCATTGTTGGCGCACGATGGCGACGACCCAGAAAACACCTCCGTGAGCTTGAAGTCGtcggggacgacgacgaggtAGATGACCGCGAGAAGGATGGCAGTGAGGAGCACGAGAGAGATGGGACGAGATGCCATCCTTGACTCAGCAGTGTGAGGAGCTTGAACTCTCTAGCTGCTTGACGAGCTGTTAAGCAAGcttattactccctccttccctgtttataaggcatacacgtatatcaagattcaaaccttgtcatctttgactaataatttgactattaaatttttatttttataatgcaaatttcatatgattggattcataatcaaatatattttacaatgattataagtttataatcaaaagtgatataatatatgataaataaatggtcaaagtgttgtttagaagaccgtgtcatgtttcaccatgccttataaacggggaaggagggagtaagtaGGAGACGCACACTGTGAGCGCCGTTCTTAATTACCGGAAGGTACTCCTAGATCAAGTGCGGTAATCTTTAAATAAATCGCGCTTCTATTTTTGTAGTGATGATGGGTGCAGATCGATGTCTTGAGCTGTCCACACACAGCGTTTCTTACTGTTAATTACTGCAACATGTGACTATATAATTGGCTTAGATCTAAGCCCGGTCAGCTCGTGGCTGCCGCCGGTGCAATCGTCTTCGCCGGAGCTCTTCGACCCCATTTATTGCGTAGATCGGGAGCGAGCAGGATCCGAGGAAGGAAACGTGCACTCGTTGACCAATACCACCCAATGCCGACCTTATCACATCGAGGCTGTTCGGCTATCCAGTGAATAATATTCggctggtagaatgaatagtattatgTGAGAGGAGA is drawn from Panicum virgatum strain AP13 chromosome 1N, P.virgatum_v5, whole genome shotgun sequence and contains these coding sequences:
- the LOC120654257 gene encoding beta-1,3-galactosyltransferase 6-like, yielding MASRPISLVLLTAILLAVIYLVVVPDDFKLTEVFSGSSPSCANNGSAASMTTSTAAQLAADDAVDLRVFIGIVTVPGAYERRALLRLAYSLQPRPAGAVVDVRFVLCTVDKEEDRILVALEVIAHGDILVLNCTENMNDGKTYAYFSAVPRLFADRPYDYVGKTDDDTYYRLASLAESLRGKARRDAYHGFLTPCHWLPEKQYMSGMGYIVSWDVAAWIAETPELRDDHDDWEDVNFGGWLRKGGRYKNVYNEEPRMYDYWDREMDADINCFRHEHRADAVAVHKLKDRLKWARTLHFFNATQGLRPSKMYHLDLENNIYRV